TACCTTCACCGGTGATGCAACTGAAGGGGCTGATGATCCAGAAAAAATTGAATCCTCTGGTAGGAGAAAAACGAAAATCTTCAATCGGCATTTCGCTGTAAATCCTGGCCATATAAGCCTGCACTCCGTTCGGAGATGCGAATATATCCTTGTCCTGCACGATATTCACCGGGGGCACATCCAGCTTCCGGCATCCTGCCATACAGCTGATCACGATCAGGAGTGTACTAAGTATTTTAAGTTTCATCTGTTTATATTTAATTGTTCAGAATGGTCAGATGGCGCTTAGAACCTGACATTTAAACCAACGGCATACTTCTTCATCAGCGGATACAGATAACCGTAAGTAGTACCATTACCATCCGTTTTCTGACCGGAAGGATGTTCCGGATCCACGAACTTCAACCCTGAAAAAGTCAGCAGGTCATAGCCGTTTGCAAATACCCGCAGGTTTTTGATGCCTACACGTGAATACAGGCGGGCCGGGATACTGTAGCCGATGTCAATCGATTTCAATCGCAGGTAAGACGCATCTTTCACATTGAACATAGAATTCTGATAAGGCAGCGTACCGGTGTAGGCATAGCTACCCTGCACCCATTTTACAGAAGGATCATAAGGATTGGCTTTAGGATCAACAGGATGCCATCTGTCGAGGAACTGACTGAGTGCATTGGCATTCGGATCGCCCCACATAGGTTCGTACAATTGTTCCATATAAGCAGTATTGCACAAGGTAGCACCCTGCCAGAGCATGTTCAGATCGATTCCTTTCCACGCTACATTCAGGTTGAGGCCGAAAGTGACCAACGGTACGTTGCTATCGGGGTTCCAGCCGTAAGCCACGGGATGTTTGTCGTTATCAGTGATCTGCCCGTCACCGTCCCAGTCCTGGTACATATAATCGCCCGGAAGTGTACCTCTGTCAACATACACCGGCGAATGCTGTATCTGATCCCAGGAGGTATAGCGGCCGGCAGCGCCGTAGCCAAAGAGGATATTGTTCCATCTGTTGTTTGGGTTATTCCTCCAGTCATCCCAGGGGTTACCGGCGCGGGCGCGCACTACGTTAATATTTTTCGTACGGGTGTAACCGAAAGTTCCTTTCACACCATAGGTAAATTCACCAACATGGTTGCGGTGGCTGATTTCCAGATCGATGCCCTGTGTGCGGTCGCTGTTGAGGTTTTCCTGTGGGAAGCCAACGCCCACTACATCCGGTACAGCGCCGGCGCGGGTGGCCAGCAGGCCGCTGCGATCACGGCGGAACACGTCCACAGTGAGCCCCAATAAACCCTGCCATGCTTCTATATCAATACCAAAGTCGAGGGATTTGGAAGTATACCAGGTGAAGTTGGAATTAACCAATCCTTTATTCTGTACACCGCCTACGAAAGTGCCATCGAATACGGAACCACCGGGGAGTGTATTGTTGTTGCCGCCGGCAGGATAAAAGTAGCCCTGGGTGAAGTTATTGGGCCAGCTGTCGCGGTCGTCTCCCAGTTTACCATAAGAGGCTCTTACTTTCAGGTTATTGATGAATTTTAAGGAAGATGAATTCTTCCAGAAGTTTTCATCTGAAATACGCCACCCGATGGAAGCGCCCGGGAAGAAGCCAAAGCGGTTACTGGGAGCGTTTTTGGAACTACCATCATAGCGGAAGCTGAACTCGGCGAGATACTTTCCTTCGAAAGCATAATTGAATTTACCTACCAACGCCTGGTAAGTGTATTTTCCGAGGTTGTTGTTACCGAGGTCCTGGCCCGCCTGCGTATTGAGGCTGTTACCTGCAAACAGCTGATCCAGCTGGAGGTTGAGATCCCTGGAGGCCCAGAAGTTATCGTTGTTGATATAGCTTTGTTCTCCCAGTATCAGGGCATTTACGGCGTGTTTACCGTCGAATACCTTGTCGTAGTTAGCAGATACCTGCATCAGCTGTATAGGCTTTTCATAGAATTCGCGCCGGATATTGTTGGCGGAATTCACGGTGTAGGCCTTATAGCTGGAAGAAGCTGCATCGTAAGTATACTGGTTATATTGCTGCACATATATTTTGTTGGAAGACGTGTTGTAGTCGTAGCTGAACATACCATTCAGTTTCAGGCCGTCGACCCCTGGTACCTGGTAATGCAGTGCGAGCGACGACTGCAGCCAGTTATTTTTATTGATCCTTCCGCCAGAAACATTGGAGTTGGAATAAGCAATAGGATTGGTACCATCCACTACGGTTTGGGCTAGATAGTTAGGATCATTATTGGCGTAGATAGGCTGAAGTGCCGATTGCCTCCATACGGAGCGGACGATCCAGATAGCGTCTGTTACAGGCTTGTTGGTTTGTCCTACAATATAGCTGGCATTCAGATCCATGGTGAGGTTCCTGGTGATCTTTGCACTCACGTTGCTGCGCAGGTTGTACCGGTTGTAGAACAGGTCGTTGCTGCGATACATACCGCCCTGGTACAGATATCCGAGACTGGCGTAGTAAGTGATCCTGTCTGTTCCCCCGCTAACGCCGATGTTATGCTGTGTTTGCGGTACTGAATTACTGATGGTGGCCTTGTACCAGTCGCTGCTGCTTTTGGTACCATCGATATAAGGCTTCATATCCGCATCTGAGAACGTCAGCGTTCCCCCGTTAGGGTTATGCATGGTCCGTTCGTTCCGCAGCATCATGTAATCGAGTGCGCTGGTAGATTTGGGCATATTGCTGGGCACCTGCCAGCCAACATCGCCGGTGTAGTTGATTTCAGCAGTGCCGGATTTTCCTTTTTTGGTAGTGATCAGTAATACGCCGTTGGCAGCGCGTACACCATAAACGGCAGCGGAAGCATCTTTCAGTACAGAAATGCTTTCTACATCCTGCGGATCTATTGCCGACATATTATCCCGTGGTACTCCGTCGATAATGATCAGGGGGCTTCCCAGGCCGCGGATATCGAAGGTGTTACTGAAGGCACCGGGTTCGCTGCTGTTCTGTATTACCCTTACGCCGGCCAGTTTACCCGTCAGCATATTCTGCAGGTTTTCGTTTCTTGTAGTAACGATTTCTTTTGAAGTAACCGCTGCTACAGCTCCGGTGAGTGTAGCTTTTTTCTGTGTACCGTAACCTACTACCACTACATCGGAGAGCGTGGAAAAGTCGGCCGGTAGTTTAATGGTAATGCTGGCCTGACCGGCGCCCACCATGTAAGATTGTGTTTTGAAACCGATAGAGCTGAATTTAAGCTCTTCCCCGTTATCGGCGGGGATAGTAAAATATCCGTTGACATCGGTGAAGGTGCCACCACTTTTTCCCTTGATGGTAACGTTGATGTTCGGCAGTGGTTTGCCGGCATCATCCACCACCCTTCCGGATACTTTTCTGGCCTGCGCCAGCGAAGTCATTGTACAGTAAAGCAATAAGGCCAGTGATAAGCATAGCCTTATCCCCCAATTCCGGGTAAGATGAGCGTTTAGATTTAAATTCATAGTTCGTGAAATTTTGTTTTACCAAATCGGAAAGCAAACTGCCTTCCCAACAAAAGCAAGAGGAGTTGACCGGGAGCTAAGCCCCGTCAACCGGATAATAACCATCTGTTCATCTGAGCATATTTAAATGTTATGGTGATATTGATTAAAGTGATAAAATCGTTATAGCAAAGCAGTACAAACATTCCAGTTGTCCATAAGTAACCTATAGCTGATAAAAACCAGGTGATGATATGACGGGGCGACAGCAGAACAATCATTTCGTGGAATGCCTGAAAGTAATGCGAATACACTGCCGTTCACCGTCTTTGCAGATGTGTCAATTCAGTAGAATAATGATATAGTTATCCTTGCGGCAACAATACTTATTGTATTGCCCGCAGGACATTCTTTATACAGGACACCTATCTTTTTCCTGTTACCACAGCCTTATACCTGCTTACTGCATTTTTTAAAGAAATAGTTTTTCAAATTGAATCATGCTCCTTATCTGTCTCCTGTAATATAAACGACAACGAACTGGTCTGAGGGGGATGACGACCACTTCTGTTGTTTTCTTGTCTTGTTCTTTTTCCGTGCTACTACCAGCTTTGCCCTTCCTTAATATTGACTACAAACCGGCTACATGGGGCAATGCCACTTTCCTTACTAATTTTTGGGGTGGAGTTAATTTATACGGTTGATAACTCCGGGGCCCTGATACTGCTATTGCCAATACTGGTTATTCCATTGTTCTTCCTGCGCAGGATGCAATTCACGTGAATCTGCTTTCATTCAATTCGGCACCATGGGAAAATCTGAACTGGAAGCGGGGGAAACAGTCCATTCCAGGCTTTTTGCAGGAAAACGGTTAAGCTGCTATGATGGTGTATTTCGGGCGACGCCATTACTAATCAACCGGCGCCAAACATGGATGAGCGTTACAGCCGCTTACGTGGAATTCCTTTATTTGTTTTGGTCGACAGCAATGTTATTTGTTTTCATACGCAATTGTTTCAATAAGTTGCTTTATCGATTTAGCTACTTAGAACAAATGTATTAATCTTTTTCTAAAAAACAGCTGTTTTCTAAAAAATTAAGAATAGGGAATAAAGAATGAAGAATGCCAGCGGAGATAGTAAACGCGAAGATCAACTTCGCTACTATCTCCGCTGGCATTCTTCATTCTTTATTCCCTATTCTTAATTCTCTACAGTTCTCTTATCCAGATATTTCTGAAGCTCAGAGGTTCGCTCTTATCACCGTGAGCCTGCAGTTTAATAGGGCAGGCGCCATGAGCCTGGCGGTACGCCGGGGCTCCGATATATTGCGTAGGTCCTTTCAGCTCTACATCGTTTTGTACAAGTACTCCGTTGAAGAATACGGTTACTTTAGCAGGCTTCGTCAGGGAACCATCGGCAGCGAATACGGGAGCAGTCCAAACTACATCGTAGGTCTGCCATTCTCCGGGTTTCAGCGTTGGGTTTGCCAGTGGCACAAATTGTTTGTAGATACTACCTGCCTGTCCGTTTGTATAGGTTTTATTTTTATAGGAATCCAGGATCTGCAGTTCATAGCCGGCATCTCCTTTTCCGGTGGAAGCCAGGAACAAACCACTGTTGCCACGGCCCTGGCCAGTTCCGGTAATATCAGATGGTACTCTCCATTCCAGGTGAAGCTGGTAATTGGTGAAGGTTCGTTTGGTTTCAATGTTGCCGGTATGTTTATTCACCGTAAGAATACCACTGCCAACAGTCCACTCCGCCGGCTTGTTCCGGTCATCAGCCATTACCCACTCTTCCAGGTTGTGGCCATCAAACAGGATAATTGCATCGGAAGGCGCATCCCCGCATTTCTTACCGGGCTGTACTTCCGGCGGTACCGGGCTGTATACCTCGGTATCTTCCGGTTTAGGTTTGTCCTGTGCCTGAGCAGCGCAAAAGCCTCCTGCCAGCAACATGGTAAATAAGAATTTTCTTTTCATTATCGATAGTTTTATGAGTATAAAATGTAACCGTTCTCACAATAATATACAAAATTGTATACTAGTGCAAGCATTTTTCCGTCAGCGGTTGTTAAGCTGGTAACATACAGTTAACACAAAAAACGATTCTTTGCGATTATTTTCTTTTACCAGACCATGCCTTCGTTTATATGAAATGGTTTTTTCTGTTGCTGTTACTGATCTGCACTATCAATACCTTCGCTACGCGCGACTCATTACAATTACAGCTGCGGGCAGCGGCCAAACTCAGCCAGCAGTCGCCCGATGCGGCTTTCCTCGCCCTTCGGAAACTACACGATCAGGCGGTGGCCGCCGGTAACGACCCTGGCGCCGGCAAATGCCTGCAGGAAATGGGCCGCGTTTGTTATACACTCGGTCACTACGCCAAATCACTCGAATATTACCATCAGGCTGCTAATATCTTCATCGCTGCTAAAGATAAAAACGCTGAAGCTGCCGTATTGAATGATATCGGTCAGCTGCAATACCGGAACATCAACCGGAAAGCAGCCAAACAGCAATACGACAAAGCCCTGCTGCTGTAC
The genomic region above belongs to Chitinophaga sp. 180180018-3 and contains:
- a CDS encoding DUF1080 domain-containing protein produces the protein MKRKFLFTMLLAGGFCAAQAQDKPKPEDTEVYSPVPPEVQPGKKCGDAPSDAIILFDGHNLEEWVMADDRNKPAEWTVGSGILTVNKHTGNIETKRTFTNYQLHLEWRVPSDITGTGQGRGNSGLFLASTGKGDAGYELQILDSYKNKTYTNGQAGSIYKQFVPLANPTLKPGEWQTYDVVWTAPVFAADGSLTKPAKVTVFFNGVLVQNDVELKGPTQYIGAPAYRQAHGACPIKLQAHGDKSEPLSFRNIWIREL
- a CDS encoding TonB-dependent receptor, which translates into the protein MNLNLNAHLTRNWGIRLCLSLALLLYCTMTSLAQARKVSGRVVDDAGKPLPNINVTIKGKSGGTFTDVNGYFTIPADNGEELKFSSIGFKTQSYMVGAGQASITIKLPADFSTLSDVVVVGYGTQKKATLTGAVAAVTSKEIVTTRNENLQNMLTGKLAGVRVIQNSSEPGAFSNTFDIRGLGSPLIIIDGVPRDNMSAIDPQDVESISVLKDASAAVYGVRAANGVLLITTKKGKSGTAEINYTGDVGWQVPSNMPKSTSALDYMMLRNERTMHNPNGGTLTFSDADMKPYIDGTKSSSDWYKATISNSVPQTQHNIGVSGGTDRITYYASLGYLYQGGMYRSNDLFYNRYNLRSNVSAKITRNLTMDLNASYIVGQTNKPVTDAIWIVRSVWRQSALQPIYANNDPNYLAQTVVDGTNPIAYSNSNVSGGRINKNNWLQSSLALHYQVPGVDGLKLNGMFSYDYNTSSNKIYVQQYNQYTYDAASSSYKAYTVNSANNIRREFYEKPIQLMQVSANYDKVFDGKHAVNALILGEQSYINNDNFWASRDLNLQLDQLFAGNSLNTQAGQDLGNNNLGKYTYQALVGKFNYAFEGKYLAEFSFRYDGSSKNAPSNRFGFFPGASIGWRISDENFWKNSSSLKFINNLKVRASYGKLGDDRDSWPNNFTQGYFYPAGGNNNTLPGGSVFDGTFVGGVQNKGLVNSNFTWYTSKSLDFGIDIEAWQGLLGLTVDVFRRDRSGLLATRAGAVPDVVGVGFPQENLNSDRTQGIDLEISHRNHVGEFTYGVKGTFGYTRTKNINVVRARAGNPWDDWRNNPNNRWNNILFGYGAAGRYTSWDQIQHSPVYVDRGTLPGDYMYQDWDGDGQITDNDKHPVAYGWNPDSNVPLVTFGLNLNVAWKGIDLNMLWQGATLCNTAYMEQLYEPMWGDPNANALSQFLDRWHPVDPKANPYDPSVKWVQGSYAYTGTLPYQNSMFNVKDASYLRLKSIDIGYSIPARLYSRVGIKNLRVFANGYDLLTFSGLKFVDPEHPSGQKTDGNGTTYGYLYPLMKKYAVGLNVRF